From the Flavobacterium galactosidilyticum genome, one window contains:
- a CDS encoding pyruvate dehydrogenase complex dihydrolipoamide acetyltransferase: MAIKITMPRLSDTMTEGTVATWLKKVGDKVSEGDILAEIETDKATMEFESFNEGTLLYIGIPEGETAPVDSLLAIIGKEGEDISSLISGGAETADATSAATEEKKEEVAAPTATTITSLPKGLVVVTMPRLSDTMTEGTVATWLKKVGDKVSEGDILAEIETDKATMEFESFNEGTLLYVGIEEGNTAPVDSLLAIIGPAGTDISGIAANHKTGGTPQTAPVSTEEKAVKTEKATEAIVQEGSTDGQRILASPLAKKIASDKGIQLNQVKGSGENGRIVKSDIENFTPASVAPQAAAANTPVKTETNSTPAAKVFVPAGEVFTEEIKNSQMRKIIAKRLAESLFTAPHYNLVIEVNMDDAMKSRAIINSIPDTKVSFNDMVIKACALALKKHPKINSQWREDAIIINHHVNIGVAVAVEDGLVVPVLRFTDAMSLSQIGGNVRDLATRAKNKKLLPTEMEGSTFTVSNLGMFGITEFNSIINQPNSAILSVGAIVEKPVVKNGQIVVGNTMMLSLACDHRTIDGATGAQFLQTLKQYIENPVTMLA; the protein is encoded by the coding sequence ATGGCTATCAAAATAACAATGCCTCGTTTGAGCGATACTATGACGGAAGGAACAGTAGCAACTTGGCTAAAAAAAGTAGGAGATAAAGTTAGCGAAGGAGATATTCTTGCTGAAATTGAAACTGACAAAGCAACGATGGAATTTGAGTCTTTCAATGAAGGAACTCTTTTATATATAGGTATTCCAGAAGGAGAAACTGCTCCAGTAGATTCTCTATTGGCAATAATAGGAAAAGAAGGTGAAGACATTTCATCTTTAATTTCTGGAGGTGCTGAAACAGCTGATGCTACATCTGCAGCAACCGAAGAAAAGAAAGAAGAAGTTGCAGCTCCCACAGCCACAACAATTACTTCTCTTCCAAAAGGACTCGTAGTTGTTACTATGCCTCGTTTGAGCGATACAATGACAGAAGGCACTGTCGCTACTTGGTTGAAAAAAGTAGGTGATAAAGTTAGCGAAGGAGATATTCTTGCTGAAATTGAAACTGATAAAGCAACAATGGAATTCGAATCCTTCAACGAAGGGACATTGTTATACGTAGGAATTGAAGAAGGAAACACAGCTCCAGTTGACAGCCTTTTAGCTATCATAGGGCCTGCGGGAACTGATATAAGCGGAATCGCTGCAAATCATAAAACGGGCGGAACACCACAAACTGCTCCTGTATCAACAGAAGAAAAAGCAGTTAAAACTGAAAAAGCTACAGAAGCAATCGTTCAAGAAGGTTCAACTGATGGACAAAGAATTTTAGCATCACCGTTAGCAAAGAAAATTGCTAGTGACAAAGGAATTCAACTAAACCAAGTGAAAGGTTCAGGAGAAAATGGACGTATCGTAAAAAGCGATATCGAAAACTTTACTCCAGCATCTGTGGCTCCACAAGCTGCTGCTGCAAATACACCTGTTAAAACAGAAACTAATTCAACACCTGCTGCAAAAGTATTTGTTCCTGCTGGAGAAGTATTTACGGAGGAAATTAAAAATTCGCAAATGCGTAAAATCATTGCGAAACGTTTAGCTGAATCATTATTTACTGCACCGCACTACAACTTAGTGATCGAAGTGAATATGGATGATGCAATGAAGTCAAGAGCAATTATCAATAGTATTCCTGATACAAAAGTATCTTTTAATGATATGGTGATTAAAGCTTGTGCTTTAGCATTGAAAAAACACCCAAAAATAAACTCACAATGGAGAGAAGATGCTATTATCATCAATCACCATGTGAATATTGGAGTTGCCGTAGCTGTTGAAGATGGTCTAGTAGTTCCTGTATTGCGTTTTACTGATGCAATGAGTTTATCTCAAATAGGCGGAAACGTAAGAGATCTCGCTACAAGAGCGAAGAATAAAAAATTACTACCAACAGAAATGGAAGGAAGTACTTTTACCGTTTCTAACCTTGGAATGTTTGGTATTACTGAATTCAATTCTATTATTAACCAACCAAACTCTGCTATCCTTTCTGTAGGTGCAATTGTAGAAAAACCAGTAGTTAAAAATGGTCAAATCGTTGTGGGCAACACGATGATGTTGTCTCTTGCTTGTGACCACCGTACTATTGATGGAGCAACGGGAGCACAATTCTTACAAACATTAAAACAATACATAGAAAACCCAGTGACTATGCTTGCATAA
- a CDS encoding glycosyltransferase — protein MNQQKSLLVIGFVWPEPNSSAAGGRMMQLISLFQQQGFQVTFASPAQDSDFMVDLSQYDVNKKSIALNCSTFDTFVKDLNPTIVLFDRFMIEEQFGWRVAENCPNALRILDTEDLHCLRLARQKAVKEKREFQTTDLLIEEVSKREIASVFRCDLSLMISEFEMELLQTTFKIDNCLLYYLPLLLETDHVPNLENLPSFEERKDFVFIGNFLHEPNWNAIQYLKETIWPLIKKQLPEAVVNIYGAYPSQKVLQLNNVKHGFLIKGRAENANEVVLKARIVLAPLRFGAGIKGKLLEAMQCGTPSVTTSIGAESMHDKLPWNGFVVNNPQSFAEKAVQLYQDEKIWLQAQKYGVDIINQRYLKGLFEGDFKEHVEYLLNNVQQHRLNNFMGELLQHHTLRSTKYMSKWIEEKNKF, from the coding sequence ATGAATCAACAGAAATCACTTTTAGTAATAGGTTTTGTTTGGCCTGAGCCCAATTCTTCTGCTGCAGGTGGGAGAATGATGCAATTGATTTCGCTCTTTCAACAACAAGGATTTCAAGTTACTTTTGCCAGTCCAGCTCAAGACAGTGACTTTATGGTTGATTTGAGTCAGTATGATGTCAATAAAAAGTCAATCGCGTTAAACTGTTCCACTTTTGATACTTTCGTAAAAGACTTAAATCCGACAATTGTTTTGTTCGATCGTTTTATGATCGAAGAGCAATTTGGATGGCGCGTAGCCGAGAATTGCCCCAATGCATTACGAATTTTAGATACCGAAGATTTACATTGTTTGCGATTAGCTAGACAAAAAGCTGTCAAAGAAAAACGAGAATTTCAAACAACAGATTTGCTAATTGAAGAAGTATCTAAAAGAGAAATAGCCAGTGTTTTCCGCTGTGATTTATCTTTGATGATTTCTGAATTTGAAATGGAATTATTACAGACTACATTTAAAATTGATAATTGTTTATTGTATTATTTGCCGCTTTTATTAGAAACAGATCATGTTCCTAATCTAGAAAACTTACCATCTTTTGAAGAACGAAAAGATTTTGTTTTCATTGGTAATTTTCTTCATGAACCTAATTGGAATGCCATTCAATATTTAAAAGAGACGATTTGGCCATTAATCAAAAAACAATTACCGGAAGCCGTTGTAAATATCTATGGTGCTTATCCTTCTCAAAAAGTACTTCAATTAAATAATGTAAAACATGGTTTCTTGATAAAGGGGCGTGCGGAAAACGCCAATGAAGTAGTTCTTAAAGCACGAATTGTTTTAGCTCCCTTACGTTTTGGGGCAGGAATAAAAGGTAAATTGTTAGAAGCTATGCAATGTGGAACGCCAAGTGTTACGACTTCTATTGGCGCGGAGTCAATGCATGATAAATTGCCTTGGAATGGTTTCGTTGTAAATAATCCACAAAGTTTTGCAGAGAAAGCGGTTCAATTGTATCAAGATGAAAAAATTTGGCTTCAAGCCCAAAAATATGGAGTTGATATAATAAATCAACGTTATTTAAAGGGATTATTTGAAGGTGATTTTAAAGAACATGTAGAATATTTGCTAAATAATGTGCAACAACATCGTTTGAATAATTTTATGGGAGAACTGCTGCAACATCATACTTTGAGAAGTACTAAATATATGTCAAAATGGATTGAGGAGAAAAATAAGTTTTAG
- a CDS encoding tRNA-(ms[2]io[6]A)-hydroxylase, whose product MLGLKLATDPRWVNIVESNIHEILTDHAWCEQKAASNAISLITQNPEKEELVTELLVIAREELEHLQMVHDIIKQKGLQLGRENKDHYVNELFKFMKKDGSRNDALIDRLLFSAMIEARSCERFKVLSENIEDKELARFYRDLMISEAGHYTTFLNFARQYTEKVDVEKRWKEWIEFETSIIVNYGKNETVHG is encoded by the coding sequence ATGTTAGGATTAAAATTAGCCACAGATCCAAGATGGGTAAATATAGTTGAATCAAACATTCACGAAATTTTGACTGACCATGCTTGGTGCGAGCAAAAAGCGGCTTCGAATGCAATTAGTTTAATCACTCAAAATCCAGAAAAGGAGGAGTTGGTTACTGAACTATTAGTTATTGCGCGAGAGGAATTAGAGCATTTACAGATGGTTCATGATATCATTAAGCAAAAAGGACTTCAGCTTGGTCGTGAAAATAAAGATCATTATGTGAACGAACTTTTTAAATTCATGAAAAAAGACGGCAGCCGAAATGATGCTTTAATTGATCGATTATTATTTTCAGCGATGATTGAAGCAAGAAGTTGCGAGCGTTTTAAGGTGCTATCTGAAAATATAGAAGACAAGGAATTAGCAAGGTTTTATCGAGATTTAATGATTTCTGAAGCTGGACATTATACCACTTTTTTAAATTTTGCTCGACAATATACGGAAAAAGTAGATGTAGAGAAACGCTGGAAGGAATGGATTGAATTTGAAACATCAATCATCGTAAACTACGGTAAAAACGAAACGGTACACGGATAA
- a CDS encoding OmpA family protein, translating to MKKTTILLFFVFTCLALNGQNKHTKNADKLFSSFEYALASKEYLSLIENGMSDPYIYKQLGSCYFNNGNSVEAEKWYSKAMKSKQDAETYFNYAQILKSNSKYSESDSQMKVFVTMSPNDERAKEFNKNLDYLTKLRKIEKRFVVNNIALNSEKSDFGAFFHSNILYFASARNENNKIYARTNEPFLDLYQSNYNDVDGTYSDPKAISELNSVYHEGPMTITKDGNTAYFSSESFNSKSYLTDKVGKLKLGQINLHRATKVNEKWGSIISLPFNGDQYSTGNPSINREGTLLYFSSNRPGSIGGSDIWKVAVNSDGSYGIPENLGDKVNTVGDENFPFTTDDNILYFSSNGWIGFGGLDIYYVDLNTNERPSNMGSPVNTEKDDFAFTFNEEKNIGYMSSNRLGVDDIYTAIPVCKSEMVTIVKNAKTGEILEKSKVVFKDENENILSTKLTDENGEVVYNSDCQVSYAIDIYKDGFVTKSVALTKIKSGKQNIEVLVDPIGVVVTDTEIILNPIYFEANKSNITSQAAIELDKLAYVMSQNAKLAVLIKSHTDSRGSNMINLEISQQRANATLQYLVSKGISSEKLSAKGFGKSDPKVDCKENCTEEENALNRRSEFMIVKQE from the coding sequence ATGAAAAAAACTACTATACTTTTATTTTTTGTATTTACGTGTCTGGCGTTAAATGGACAAAATAAGCATACTAAGAATGCAGATAAACTTTTCAGCTCATTCGAATATGCTTTAGCTTCTAAGGAATACTTATCTCTAATTGAAAATGGGATGTCAGATCCCTATATCTATAAGCAACTAGGCTCCTGTTATTTTAATAATGGGAATTCAGTAGAAGCAGAAAAGTGGTATTCAAAAGCAATGAAGTCTAAACAAGATGCAGAGACCTATTTTAATTATGCTCAAATTTTAAAATCAAATAGTAAATATTCTGAGTCTGATAGCCAAATGAAAGTTTTCGTCACTATGTCACCTAATGATGAAAGAGCTAAAGAGTTTAATAAAAATCTAGATTATCTTACCAAATTAAGGAAAATAGAAAAACGATTTGTCGTAAATAACATAGCACTGAATTCTGAAAAATCCGATTTTGGAGCATTTTTCCACAGTAATATACTTTATTTTGCGAGTGCTAGAAATGAGAATAACAAAATATACGCTCGTACTAATGAGCCTTTTTTAGATTTGTATCAGTCAAATTATAATGATGTGGATGGAACATATTCAGATCCTAAAGCAATTTCAGAATTAAATTCGGTTTATCACGAAGGACCAATGACAATAACTAAAGATGGGAATACGGCTTATTTTTCTAGTGAAAGTTTTAACTCAAAATCATATTTAACAGATAAGGTTGGGAAATTAAAATTAGGTCAAATCAATTTGCATAGAGCCACTAAAGTAAATGAAAAATGGGGCTCAATTATTTCTCTTCCTTTTAATGGTGACCAATATTCTACTGGTAATCCATCTATAAATAGAGAAGGCACTCTTCTATACTTTTCCTCTAACAGACCGGGGTCAATAGGAGGTTCAGATATATGGAAAGTAGCTGTAAATTCAGATGGAAGTTATGGAATTCCTGAGAACCTTGGAGATAAAGTTAATACGGTTGGTGATGAGAATTTTCCTTTTACAACCGATGACAATATTCTATATTTTTCTTCAAATGGTTGGATCGGATTTGGAGGTTTAGATATTTACTATGTTGATTTAAATACAAATGAAAGACCAAGCAACATGGGAAGTCCAGTGAATACAGAGAAGGATGATTTTGCATTTACTTTTAATGAAGAAAAAAATATTGGTTATATGTCTAGTAATAGATTAGGGGTGGATGATATTTACACTGCAATTCCTGTCTGTAAATCAGAAATGGTAACAATCGTAAAAAACGCTAAAACGGGTGAGATTTTAGAAAAGTCCAAAGTAGTTTTTAAGGATGAAAATGAAAATATTTTATCAACCAAACTAACTGACGAAAATGGTGAAGTAGTATACAATTCAGATTGTCAAGTAAGCTATGCAATCGATATTTACAAAGATGGTTTTGTAACTAAATCAGTTGCCCTTACTAAAATTAAAAGTGGAAAACAAAATATAGAAGTCCTTGTGGATCCTATTGGTGTAGTTGTTACCGATACAGAGATCATATTAAATCCAATTTATTTTGAGGCTAACAAAAGTAATATCACTTCGCAAGCAGCTATTGAACTAGATAAATTAGCTTACGTAATGTCTCAAAATGCTAAATTAGCAGTACTTATTAAATCACATACCGATTCAAGAGGTTCTAATATGATAAATCTTGAGATTTCGCAGCAAAGAGCGAATGCTACACTTCAATATCTTGTTTCCAAAGGAATTTCCTCAGAAAAATTATCAGCAAAAGGATTCGGGAAATCAGATCCAAAAGTTGATTGCAAAGAAAATTGCACCGAAGAGGAAAATGCCTTAAATAGAAGATCTGAATTTATGATTGTAAAACAAGAATAG
- a CDS encoding PorP/SprF family type IX secretion system membrane protein, with the protein MNKIFLASLLVLITFIDAKAQQDPHYSQYMYNLNVVNPAYAGSKESISLGLLYRKQWVNIDGAPSTFTFSGHTPVGNNVGVGLSLVSDKIGPITEQNVFGDFSYRIRLNETSKLAFGLKAGLTLHKVGLRAIQSSLPDPSEGVFGEDSSDASLNLGTGAFYYTEKYYLSFSIPNIIKSAHLDFNGREYGSDVSHYFLAAGYVFDLNYDLKFKPSLMLKSAFNVSPSLDLSANFLYNEKVEIGATYRLQDSFGGMVNFAITPELRIGYAYDHIVSSLKVTTSSSHEFILLYDLFESKKVSRSPRFF; encoded by the coding sequence ATGAATAAAATATTTTTAGCATCTCTTTTAGTTCTTATAACTTTTATAGATGCAAAAGCACAACAAGATCCTCATTACTCGCAGTATATGTATAATTTGAATGTAGTAAATCCAGCTTACGCAGGTTCTAAAGAAAGTATTTCTCTTGGTCTTTTATATAGAAAACAATGGGTAAATATAGATGGTGCTCCAAGCACTTTTACTTTTTCCGGCCATACTCCTGTAGGAAATAATGTTGGTGTAGGGTTGTCATTAGTATCGGATAAAATTGGTCCCATAACAGAACAAAATGTGTTTGGAGATTTCTCCTATAGGATAAGACTAAATGAAACAAGTAAATTAGCTTTCGGATTAAAAGCAGGTTTAACTCTTCATAAAGTTGGCTTGCGAGCTATCCAGTCTTCATTACCTGATCCTTCTGAAGGTGTTTTTGGTGAAGATAGTAGCGACGCATCGTTGAATTTAGGCACGGGAGCTTTTTATTACACTGAAAAATACTATCTATCATTTTCGATTCCTAACATAATAAAATCAGCCCATTTAGATTTCAATGGGCGTGAATATGGTTCAGATGTATCGCACTATTTTTTGGCAGCAGGATACGTTTTTGATTTGAATTATGATTTGAAATTCAAGCCTTCACTCATGCTTAAATCAGCATTTAATGTAAGTCCTTCTTTGGATCTATCTGCAAATTTTTTATATAATGAAAAAGTTGAAATTGGTGCTACTTATCGTTTGCAAGATAGTTTTGGCGGTATGGTGAATTTTGCAATAACACCGGAATTACGAATAGGTTATGCGTATGATCATATTGTTTCTAGTTTGAAGGTAACCACTTCATCATCTCATGAATTTATATTATTGTATGATTTATTTGAATCGAAAAAAGTTTCACGTTCTCCTAGATTTTTCTAA
- a CDS encoding gliding motility-associated C-terminal domain-containing protein: MSTNRTYTSNLLKKGQVVTVKTRYAVSLDGSLNETAWGKGAVEDNMLSAALSPKASQGYISAIKISPTEDKLVFGIPGKLENNRSILLLFLDTKPGGFNISNYGDETNIVPSVKGFNFFNNNLSTFDSYFQADYCLAIATDDGGTNYFADIIELKTGNSTKIRLGNASSGMPSASMGVNIGNSGVNDYNRGFEVEVLKSLIGYTIGDIKFFAFTVQDDNAVDFNLTNSFLSPELTSGLDYGNGAINFNFRDPNPVVVSADALIPCYNEASISINLIEKTTIATVAASQKNCTLTSTSLGGNTPAIGIGNWSVKSGPGTVTFSNINSGDANATVSAEGIYIFTWTISNGACLQSTADVQIEFRFAPEVPTASNQTECATSPIQTLTAKATSQVGETVVWYDAPTGGNIVANPILNSLGTITYYAQSLNSTILCTSDYRAAVILTINQKPVIPISGGNKTECASSPIQTLTATATAHSGETVIWYDAPSAGNVVANPTLNSVGTITYYAESVNYLSSCTSTARTSITLTINPKLGAPVSDGNQTECATSPIQTLTAKAATQVGETVVWYDAPTGGNIVTNPILNSLGTITYYAESLNSTTLCTSDSRAAVTLIINQKPLIPISGGNKTECASSPIQTLTATATAQSGETIIWYDAPSAGNVVANPTLNSVGTINYYAETVNSTTFCISDSRTVVTLTINARPDAPPSGGDIMKCTDGTSTQTLTATAIGNSITWYTTPVGGNAIANPVQVGVGSITYYAESSSGICTSTTRTPVTLTIVGVVPNPTANNQTVCSNGTSNQTLTATAVGNTIKWYTDLVGGILVSNPVQVGVGTASYYAESSIGDCVSASRTKVILTITATPAVPIATITKQPSCSASVGVIKILSQAGVEYSSGNTFQDSPIFSDLSPGNYTISVRFKNNTSCEIKGAVQIIKSIPQQIQFEINGNCDDKEYILTATPLSNSYDPNEVSYQWKDVNGNIVGTNSNILNVSDLIASSSDKETFPLNYSLTIMSTNTNCEITKKVTVETIFCNIQKGISPDGNGSNDYFDLRLMDVKKLEIFDRYGIKVYNYSNYTDQWKGQSNKGEDLPSATYYYVIEFNNGEAKTGWIYLIR, encoded by the coding sequence ATGTCTACCAATAGAACTTATACAAGTAATTTATTAAAAAAAGGTCAAGTAGTAACTGTTAAGACTCGGTATGCTGTAAGTTTAGATGGTTCTCTAAATGAAACTGCTTGGGGAAAAGGTGCTGTTGAGGACAATATGCTTTCTGCTGCTCTATCTCCTAAGGCATCACAAGGGTATATTAGTGCTATAAAAATTAGTCCAACCGAAGATAAATTAGTTTTTGGTATACCCGGTAAATTAGAAAATAACAGGAGTATATTATTATTATTTCTTGACACAAAACCTGGAGGATTTAATATTTCGAATTATGGTGATGAAACCAATATAGTTCCATCTGTAAAAGGATTTAATTTTTTCAACAATAACCTAAGTACATTTGACTCTTATTTTCAAGCTGATTACTGTCTAGCAATTGCAACTGATGATGGCGGAACAAATTATTTTGCGGATATTATTGAATTAAAGACTGGAAATTCCACTAAGATAAGATTAGGAAATGCGTCTTCTGGAATGCCTTCCGCCAGTATGGGAGTTAATATCGGCAATTCTGGTGTAAATGATTATAATCGTGGATTTGAAGTTGAAGTTTTGAAATCTTTAATAGGATATACTATAGGAGATATAAAATTCTTTGCTTTTACAGTACAAGATGACAATGCAGTGGATTTTAATTTGACTAATTCTTTTTTAAGTCCTGAATTAACAAGTGGTTTGGATTATGGAAATGGCGCTATTAATTTTAATTTTAGAGATCCTAACCCTGTAGTTGTTTCAGCAGATGCTTTAATCCCATGTTATAATGAGGCGAGTATTTCTATTAATTTAATTGAAAAAACTACAATTGCCACTGTTGCTGCGAGTCAAAAAAACTGTACATTAACAAGTACCTCCCTTGGGGGTAATACTCCAGCGATAGGTATAGGAAATTGGTCAGTCAAATCAGGGCCAGGAACAGTTACTTTTAGCAATATAAATAGCGGTGATGCTAATGCCACAGTAAGTGCAGAAGGCATATATATATTTACTTGGACCATTTCAAATGGAGCCTGCTTGCAATCAACTGCCGATGTACAAATAGAATTTCGCTTTGCGCCAGAAGTTCCAACTGCTAGTAATCAAACAGAGTGTGCGACTTCGCCCATTCAGACTTTAACAGCTAAAGCAACAAGCCAAGTAGGAGAGACTGTTGTTTGGTATGATGCTCCAACTGGCGGAAATATAGTTGCAAACCCTATATTAAATTCTTTAGGAACTATTACTTATTATGCCCAGTCATTAAATAGTACAATTTTATGTACTAGCGATTATCGAGCTGCAGTGATATTAACTATTAATCAAAAACCAGTTATTCCTATAAGTGGAGGCAATAAAACCGAATGTGCTTCGTCTCCCATTCAAACTCTCACCGCAACTGCAACGGCTCATAGTGGAGAAACAGTAATTTGGTACGATGCTCCAAGTGCTGGAAACGTGGTAGCAAATCCTACATTGAACTCGGTAGGGACAATCACTTACTATGCTGAATCTGTAAATTATTTATCCTCTTGCACTAGTACAGCACGTACCTCAATAACTTTAACTATTAATCCAAAACTTGGTGCTCCAGTAAGTGATGGTAATCAAACGGAGTGTGCGACTTCGCCCATTCAGACTTTAACAGCTAAAGCAGCAACCCAAGTAGGAGAAACTGTTGTTTGGTATGATGCCCCAACTGGCGGAAATATAGTTACGAATCCTATATTAAATTCTTTAGGAACCATTACTTATTATGCCGAATCATTGAATAGTACTACCTTATGTACTAGCGATTCTCGAGCTGCAGTTACATTAATTATTAATCAAAAACCACTTATTCCTATAAGTGGAGGCAATAAAACCGAATGTGCTTCGTCTCCCATTCAAACTCTGACCGCAACTGCAACGGCTCAAAGTGGAGAAACAATAATTTGGTACGATGCTCCAAGTGCTGGAAACGTGGTAGCAAATCCTACATTGAATTCAGTAGGTACAATTAATTACTATGCCGAAACGGTGAATAGCACAACATTTTGCATAAGCGATTCTAGAACTGTAGTAACCTTAACAATAAATGCAAGACCTGATGCACCACCTAGTGGCGGAGATATTATGAAGTGTACAGATGGAACATCCACTCAAACTTTGACAGCTACCGCAATTGGTAATTCGATAACTTGGTATACAACTCCAGTTGGTGGAAATGCAATTGCTAATCCAGTCCAAGTTGGAGTGGGAAGTATAACTTATTATGCAGAATCCTCAAGTGGTATTTGCACAAGTACTACTCGTACACCTGTTACTTTAACAATTGTTGGAGTCGTACCAAATCCAACAGCAAATAATCAAACGGTTTGTTCTAATGGCACTTCTAATCAAACATTGACAGCAACAGCAGTTGGAAACACCATTAAATGGTACACAGATTTAGTGGGTGGAATCCTTGTTTCTAACCCTGTTCAGGTTGGGGTAGGAACCGCTTCTTATTATGCTGAATCTTCAATAGGAGATTGTGTAAGTGCATCGAGAACTAAGGTAATATTAACGATAACAGCAACTCCTGCAGTACCAATAGCAACTATTACTAAGCAACCATCATGTTCTGCTTCCGTAGGAGTAATAAAGATTTTATCTCAGGCAGGTGTTGAATATAGTAGTGGAAATACATTTCAAGATAGCCCCATCTTTTCTGATTTATCCCCAGGGAACTATACTATTAGTGTACGCTTTAAAAACAATACTTCCTGCGAAATTAAAGGTGCAGTTCAAATAATTAAGTCAATTCCTCAGCAGATCCAATTCGAAATCAACGGAAATTGTGATGATAAAGAATATATATTGACAGCTACTCCATTATCAAATTCATATGATCCTAATGAGGTTTCCTATCAATGGAAAGATGTTAACGGAAATATTGTAGGAACAAATTCTAATATTTTAAATGTTTCGGATTTGATTGCATCAAGTTCAGATAAAGAAACTTTCCCTTTAAATTATTCACTAACCATTATGTCTACAAATACAAACTGTGAAATAACAAAAAAGGTTACAGTGGAAACAATATTCTGTAATATTCAAAAAGGAATTTCACCGGATGGAAATGGATCTAATGATTACTTTGATTTAAGATTAATGGATGTTAAAAAACTTGAAATATTTGATCGTTATGGTATAAAAGTGTACAACTATTCTAATTATACGGACCAATGGAAAGGGCAATCCAATAAAGGAGAAGATCTGCCAAGTGCCACCTATTATTATGTAATTGAGTTTAATAATGGTGAAGCAAAAACAGGTTGGATTTATCTAATCCGATAG
- a CDS encoding M20/M25/M40 family metallo-hydrolase: MLLFQKPIWVLIISVILFISTSVTAQKGINAETFHKHDKYLSADKMEGRFPGTKQNNKAAKYIKNHFKKYGLKKFSNNYYQSFKLFVKPDINKMKSGTVSAQNVVGYFGGSDSELKNEFIVIGAHYDHWGWGGKGSGSKKKDTLAIHNGADDNASGVAALLSILEELSNSKLKPKRSIIFVAFSGEEEGLLGSKYFVDHLPVSKNEVKVMLNMDMVGRLNSEHHLYMGGAGTFPDGVDLMKRLGVNSGLNLIVHAGEVGGSDHVSFYKSNISCIGFHTGGHPQYHTPEDDIEFINSEGGALVCKYIYNALIEIANYKQPLYFIKQN; this comes from the coding sequence ATGTTATTATTTCAAAAGCCTATATGGGTTCTTATTATTAGTGTTATTCTATTTATTAGTACATCTGTAACTGCTCAAAAAGGTATTAATGCTGAGACTTTTCACAAGCATGACAAGTATCTTTCTGCTGATAAGATGGAAGGCCGTTTTCCAGGAACAAAACAGAATAATAAGGCTGCTAAATACATAAAAAATCATTTTAAAAAATATGGCTTAAAAAAGTTTAGTAATAACTACTATCAATCTTTTAAACTATTCGTTAAGCCTGATATCAATAAGATGAAATCAGGTACAGTTTCTGCTCAAAATGTTGTTGGGTATTTTGGAGGCTCTGATAGTGAGCTAAAAAATGAATTTATTGTAATAGGGGCGCACTATGACCATTGGGGATGGGGAGGAAAAGGTTCTGGTAGTAAAAAAAAGGATACTCTTGCAATTCATAATGGTGCGGATGATAACGCATCAGGTGTTGCTGCACTACTCTCTATTTTAGAAGAATTATCAAATTCTAAATTGAAGCCCAAAAGGAGTATAATTTTCGTAGCATTCAGCGGTGAAGAAGAAGGATTGTTAGGTTCTAAATATTTTGTAGATCATTTGCCTGTAAGTAAAAATGAAGTAAAAGTAATGCTGAATATGGACATGGTAGGAAGATTAAATTCAGAACATCATCTTTATATGGGTGGCGCTGGAACCTTTCCTGATGGGGTCGACTTAATGAAAAGGCTAGGAGTAAATAGTGGCTTAAATCTTATCGTGCATGCTGGTGAAGTTGGAGGTTCTGATCACGTTTCTTTTTACAAAAGTAATATCTCTTGTATTGGCTTTCATACGGGCGGACATCCACAATATCATACACCAGAAGATGATATAGAGTTTATTAACAGCGAAGGTGGTGCACTAGTATGTAAATATATTTATAATGCTTTAATTGAAATTGCTAACTATAAGCAGCCATTATACTTCATCAAACAAAATTAA